The nucleotide window AGGCACAATAGTGGCTGTAttgaaacagacttttttttttccctctgtaatgTGCTTCTGAAGTGAGTAGATTACTCGTGATGCAAATAGACTTTAATTGTGCAAAAGCTAGACACTCTGTGCCTTGAAAGGCAGTACCTGATTTGTAGAAGAGATGGTAGAAAACAAGCTTTCACAAGTAAAATTGCTGTTGAGTTTTATAAATACCACCATACTGTAAACAGGTGGCAAATGAAAATCGTTTGGTTCCTCACAGCTGGCAGGTACTTTATTTTCAGGCATCAGGAACTTCTGCATCACCTTTGGATGCTTGACTTGTCAAAAGTGTTGGTTACCATCTACTGGTTGGTCTGGTCATTTGCAACACTTGTAAAAGCTGAGCATAAATACTGTCAGCAAGCTTTGGCAGAAAATCGGggtcatgcttttatttttcgTGTGAGACGTTGAGGCTGTGGTTTGACAGCCTGGTTGGCCTAGTTGTAGGGCTTCTAGTACACAACAGGTCAAAAATGCCAGTGCCACATAACGTGGGGTTTGGAATAAACTCAAATCTGGTGGCTtggtaaatacattttattgGGTTAACTTTGTACTGGCAGGATTTGTATTGGGTCAGACTTGTCTGTCTAAGCTACTGTGCCTTTCTGCTGGTTCAGACATCGCCCGTCTTTCTGCACCTGGTATAAATATGGCACATGCTCAGAGTTTAGTGCTCTGGCTAATTCGGTGAAATCAAGATTCTTCACCAAAGCCCTTTCCAGATTGAGTTTGTACTGTTATATAGCCTAAGgtttttctattattttactttttccacaTACTAACTAGTATATTTGATCATGGAACTGTAGCTTGACAAAATGGGAAGTTATTAaacttgctccagcatgggttttGGACGTGGGAATACTTAATTTTCATGCCTTAGTGTTTGCCAGACTGACACTCTATGTGACCAGCCCTGCTCTTTTCATCCCGAAATTCACTGCAGGATGAAGAGCCTGCTCCCCAGATGGACTGCTGTACTCTTCTAGTCAAAGCAACTGCATAACAAAGTCTCCATAGCCCCCAGCAGCCCTTGCTCGGTACTTGTTAGGGAGAAGTCTGTACAGAGCGGTGGCTTTGAAGGCAGTCTAGGAAGGCATTGCTCGCAGCTCcagagggtgggggtggggggctgaggcTCCTGTTGCAGTTCAAGGACAGCAAGCCCTGAAGGTACAGCAGTCACTGTGCAGCTTGTTTACTGATCGGGGGTCGACTGCTTCACTGTGAGTGCAGGGCTCGGTGTTCTTGCCAGCATTAAGTCCAATTATATGTGATCATTGTTTGAAGAGAGGTGTGAGATTCATCTTCAGCAAACAGTAATCTTAGGGGATAGTAAATTGTAAATAATGATTCCTTACTATTTTTGTAAGTGGTTTGCACCATCAACAGATTAGAAGACCTGAATGAGACCGGCTTGGAGAGCAGAGTGTTTATTGGGTTGGGTTCCTGTTGCTGAAGTTGCATGGACTGCTTCAGGGCTCTCGCTTTGCCCTTCCTCAGGGCTTACAAATCCAGTCTCCAtctgattcttttctttctctttcaggaCAATTATTCTGACTGACAGCCCTTGCACACACTTCTGAGTGGTTATCATGGGCTTCATTGCCTTTCTGAAGACCCAGTTCATAGTTCACCTCCTCATTGGGTTCGTCTTTGTTGTGAGTGGACTGATCATTAACTTCATTCAACTATGCACGCTTGTCCTCTGGCCCATAAACAAACAGTTTTATCGCCGAGTAAACTGTCGCCTTGCCTATTCGCTTTGGAGCCGTGAGTATTCTTGAAGGGGATGAGAGGGCTGGGGGTGAGGAAGGGAGCACGttgtgtttctctttttgttaattaaagaaaaaatatatatatacacacatttatgtgtatacacacacagaaacgagagagagagagagaagtgatAAGTTAGATGTAGACTCTTTCAGAGCAGTTCAAAGCAGCCATCTTTTCTGAAATGTTGGGAAAACATACAGAAGTCAAGGGACTTATACATATTGTCACTCTGGTACTCAAAAAGTGGGGAGTAaagctcccccctgcccccaacccTATCTTGACCAGTAGGAATTGTCTCAATACCATCTTCATGCAACATCAGAGCCTGTGCTAAGTGATGGGGAAGGGGGAATTCACAGAGACTGCTTTAGCTATTGAGCATATGTGCGATATTGACCACTTATTTAGGGATCCAAGTTGATTGTGTGATCTGCAAAGAGAGATGTATCTAGTGTAGATGCCTCTATAGCTGAACTGTGTGACAACTTCAAAGTCCTCTTACACCCTACAGTGTCTGTCTGTCACACCAGTATTCCCTCCCGTGAGCAGTTTGTCACTCTTCTGCCTGTGGGACGGCTCTACAGTGAGTGCAGCTGCTTTGCTCTCTTCTTTCAGACCTTTGCAAAACTTCCTCCCTgtgaatggcttttttttcctcttcatacaGCTTACCAGGGGATTAGATTTCTGAAATGAATGTTTAGAAGGCTTCTTAGTCCAAATGTCACCTCCTGTTTCAGCAGTGAATCATCTAATTCGTTTTCATTCTCCATCTCCTCCCAGTATGCATGGCCACTTACCTTAGTGCTCAGCTCAGCATCCAACTCCCACTTCAGGTAAATGAGTCACCTAAATAAGTACTTGGAGACAGTGGACTGTCAGCAGCCCACTGACAGGTACCCACATTTCTTAAATCATCAGTGTGAAGTACTACCAACAGAAACTCTTCAAACTATCtagttcagtttctttttcagtttgttgtCCTTGTCCTTCCTGTGCTTTTTGTCCTATCTGTTGAGAATGTTGTCTGAGAAGCACAggagaaaggaaattaaacagaGAGTGGCAGGCAAACTGTCAGGAGAAAAGGTATTGTAATGTAAGAATTTATAGGTAGAAATGTCAAAATTAGCTTGGTTGGAGGGGAGTGTAGGTATATGggaattcttttttatttacttgtaagaattttttaatgtgcttttaatAACCTAGAATCTGATCTCATCCTGAAAACTATTGTTGCACTAATAGTCTGGCTTTTCTAAGGATATGAGACCACTGTTAGCATTGTGCATGGAAAAATGACGCTTTGAATGCTGTTACCTTACATCTTGTATACACTGGAAATAGCCTACACTATTGTTCAAAAAGGTTTGGAGAAGCTGAGTAGATAATTGGGTTGTACCTAGGGTAACCCCTCCTGTATGGCCTATTATAAATTAAATGATTGAGAAATTAAACTAtgaaaatgaacataaattttaTATGGGATTGCAGAGTGCTGATGGCCTGTAATGGAAGAGCTGACAGCATATGCACTTCAATTGTGATTTATAACAAATTAAGTAAGCTGTGTAAACGCAGCAGTTCACATGTTGCCATTCATAATGATATATATTTCATTATGTGGAAGCCTTTTGGCGACAAACCTGTAGGTTGGTGTTCTGTTCCAGATGCTGTTTTGCTCATTTACTCCAAGCTGTTTAGTTTTAGGCTGAGGGTGTTCGTGTCAGAGCTGTCTGTAACaggagctgctctgcctctccagcAGAGGATCACTGTGCCGGGGTAGATACACAGGTGGTCGTGTGTCTGGCTATGTATTACAACCCACTGAAAACCAGGCTCTATTCTTACTGTATCTCTTCTCATATACCTAAAGCACAGCTTCAGAAGGGGAAAGAGACAGACTCTGTCCAGTGTTTGTGGCAGACGTTTGGGGAAGGAACAGCTGTTGAGCTCTAGCCTCAATGTAAGCCCTTTGCAACGAATGTCATTCATGATGGGTAGTCTGTACTTTAAGCTCTCCTACATCAGCTCCTTTCAGATGACTCACGCCTTTGGAGAGCACAGCACGTTTGATTTAGTCCTGTTGCAAAAATAATCTCTCAAATGTTAGCACTTTAAACTGAGAGGTTGCACTGTGCctcttgtttgctttgtttctgggTGGCTTGAGAGGCCATAAACCTGCCTGCTTTGGCACGTGGGAACCCCAGCCACAGGAGGGGGTTTGTTGCAGCAAGGCGTTGCGTGTCCTCTACAGGAAGTATCCCAAGCAGTGCAAGTGTAACTGTCCCATTGTTCAGAAGGATGGGCTTGCTGTAGCATCGGCAGGTTCGGTGCCATGCAAAATAGCTGTAACAcactcaacaaaaaaaaagaaatgagccCACTCCCACTTATAATTACATCATCTATTGCTACACTTGTAAAGGACAGTCTGTTTCCTTGTATTAATTCTCTGGCTCGTCTACCCTACTCTCTCAGTATGAACTCTGGCAAATCTCTCAGCAAAGCTTCCTCCACTATTTTAGAGTGAATGGTACAAGAAATGCTCTTCAGAAAACCATCCACACCTGCCTCTGCAAaactttttctgattttgaagaagaaacacacccattttgttttatttctgataagAAAATGCAGCAACTGTGGCAAGTCCTTAGTACATAGACAGGAATGGAAAGGGAAAATCGCTCAGAGTACCACACTGTGTTTGGTGCCACTACTCCATTCTTCTGGCCACCTGCTTGGCAGAGCATAGCTCTCAACTGAGGTCACTCTTGCTGTCCTCTTTCCCCTTTTACTGAGCCAAGATAACCAGAGCAAGAAAGGTTAATGATCCCATCATTGCAAAGGAGACAAAAGCAGGAAAGCAATGATAGAAACCTCTAGCTGGTATAAACTattattttgtctttcctctgctGTATTTCCAGTTGACCAGGGTTACACTCTCTCAGCAAGTTGCATAACTTTGTCATGCCTCCAGATGAGTGAGTCCTGAAAACAATACAGGAGAATAACCTGGTGGATAAGTGGTCACATAgagaatacaaatgaaaaagataGTGCTAGAGAAGCTATGTTTGTATCTTCAGCAGACCAAGATTGGTTTTCCCAATCATTCATAAATACTGTTTGCCTTCTCTCTGATGTGGTGTGAAATTGGACCCAGTCTTATTTAGCAGTATAGATAGATTACCCTGTCATGATCCCACTGATCAGAAGCCCTTATGCAGGAAGACACTGCTCCACTTTGCAAAACCAGGGTCTCCCAACAGAAGGTTGAAATACCACATGACAGAACCTGATGTAGAGAACCGTGGGGGCACCTTCCAGTTTTGACTCTGCAAGTTTGTCATAGCGATGTGGGAAGAGTTGGACTTTTTAATGCTATATTTGTGCAACCTAATTTTGATTGCATCCATAATCTCATTGAAATGAGAAAATACCAATGACTACAGTTTGCATGGAAGCATGGGAGAATGAACTATTCTCATACTTCATATAGTTGTCCCATGATACAAGCAATGCCTTCCATCTGCCTCGTTGTACTGAAATGAGAGATATAGGCTAACCATAGCAACTACATTCAGTGTGTGCTGAATTTAAgtggaagggtttttttaagatgaaaaaaggGGAGGTGGAAAATAAGAAGAGTGGGTAATAAAGGAAATGTTCAGGGTGGAGTAAGACATGCTGGGATATTGAAAACAGAGGGGAAAGGCCTCATTCTTTCTTTTGCAGTAAAAGAAAGACACGATTTACCATTCCTGTCTTTGCCCGGGTATTCTGATAAATTGGCTTGATTCTCTGGTGCTTCTGACTCTGTGTTGATGACCATAATACAGAATGGTTAGAGTCCTGTGTTCTAATATTAAAATCTATTGCAGAAGATCTATGGCACTGTATCCCTTTAAAAGCCCTTTATTGGTCTGTTTACCTCCATAAAGCTTGTTTCATGTCAAGTAAAAGCATTAGGCTGCATCTATGCATAATTTGTATTCCACCTGGGAGAAACTGTACTCATTTAGTGGAACAATCAACAGCTCAACTGTTGTTTTCAGGCacaaaattttggttttttttcccagtgatcATGAAATTTCACATTCATAATATAATGCCCAAACTTGTCACTATTAAAAACTTGCTAAATTATCCATAATGTATATGTCTAGTGCCTAAATACTGCTTAAGGATGGTAATGTGATTTGATCTATACCCATCCAAGCTCTCATTTCATCTGTACTGGTTTGGATTGAAAAGGTGACAGTGTTGTTGGGAGTCAGAAGAGACTAGGCACTGAATGGTGCTGGAGATGAAATGCTAAATGCTTTCTGTAAGCGGCACTACTAACTCCTCTCTCCGTCTTGTTTGTTAGAGCTGGTAATGCTGCTGGAATGGTGGTCAGGCACAGAGTGCACCTTGTTCTCTGACGAGGCCACTGTGAACACCTTTGGGAAAGAACATGTCATCATCATCTTGAATCACAACTTTGAAATCGACTTCTTGTGTGGCTGGACTATGACAGAGCGCTTCGGAGTGCTAGGGGTATGTGGGGCCATGAGCTTTCCCTTCATCTGGAGGATGACAGGTCTCTTTAAAACCCATgcacatacagaatcacagaggcatctaggttggaaaagaacttgaagatcacctagtccaaccattaacctaactttgacagttcccaactacaccgtatccctaagcgctatgttgaccctacgcttaaacacctccagggatggggactccaccacctccctgggcagcccattccaacacctaacaacccgttctgtaaagaaatgcttcctaatatccagtctaaaccttccctggtgcaacttgaggccattgcctcttgtcctgtcacttattacttggttaaagaggctcatccccagctctctgcaacctcctctcaggtagctgtagagggtgatgaggtctcccctcagcctcctcttctccagactaaacaaccccagttccctcagccgatcCTCGTACggcatgtgctccagacccttcaccagcttcgttgcccttctctggacacgctcgagtcattcaatgtcctttttgtagtgaggggcccaaaactgaacacagtaatcgaggtgcggcctcaccagtgccgagtacagggtaagatcacttccctgtccctgctggccacgctatttctgatacaagccaggatgccattggccttcttggccgcCAGTTTCTTTGCATTTGAGTTTCCAGATATAACTCCATCAACTCTGTCATCTTAACTTTAATGTCTTTGTTTGATCTCATTGTACAAATCAGCAAATGACACTTTTGgattgttgtttttgtttttctccaagaGTTCCAAAGTTCTTGCTAAGAGGGAGCTGCTATACGTGCCCCTAATTGGCTGGACGTGGTATTTCCttgagattgttttctgcaaaaggaAATGGGAAGAAGACAGAGATACTGTTATTGAAGGATTAAAACGCTTGGCTGATTATCCTGAATATATGTGGGTAAGTGTTGagttcctcctcctcactgctaGGAGTGAAGGTACTCATGTGATTGTAGCCTTATGTATCAGGAGAAGGTCTGCTCACTACTTCCTTCAAGTGTTGTCAAGGAAGACCTGGGCTCTGTTTCAGGAGGTCTTTTGGGATATGCTGGTAAAGTGTTGCTCTATTTGCCTGTCAGTAACAGAAGTCATTTAGGAAAACAGTTCAGAAGCTTGCATAGATGATTAGAAGCTTGATGATAATTAAATAATAATCAGGCTTCTGTAATACTTGTTCATTTTGTCTGAACTTAATAAAAACAGCCCATATTTGATTACTAAATCTATATAACCTTAAGCTACATTTCTGAGGTAGGCTAAAAAGAcacctaaacaaaaaaaaatcttctctggaGAAGTGAGTGAATTTGGGGGGGAATGCACAGACCATGGATTTTGATAGGAAGTTCTTGTTAGTATGTTCACGGATCTGTGAAATTACAGGTTTCCCAAAAAATGTCTATGAGAACATACAGCAAGCTTACATCTGCTTTTGCAgttatgcttttcctttttattttgatattatttGAAGTCAAGGGTGAAACATCTATGTTTCATTATGTGCAACATTATCAGATTTTACTGCAGCAACAGAGTGGTTTACTCAACCTATTAACCTTCTTTTAGCTTTGAATGCAAACGTTTTGATAAATTTACTGGTTTGCTTTTATAGCAGTGCGTGCAGTGTACAGTTATTTGgcttataaaacattttaagaggctttttgtgcattttaaatgattttttagTATTACCCAGTACAGCTTCTTAAAATGGATAGTGAAATAGTAAGCCTTAAACTAGCACACTGTGAATGCGTCAGTTGTGATTTTTCTATCATTACAAAGTTGTAAGAATCTGGAGAATGTATTTTAAACTACTTAATTGCTTGAATATATGGATGTGAACTACATTTAATATATCTTTCTGATTAGtgttgaaaaaaagaataaaagaaaaaaccctaccaATTAAAAAATCTCAAGACTGTACTTTAGTTGCAAATCtatacattttaatgattttacaATTGAGAACCTAGGACTAGTCTCTAGGGAAAACAACTTGAAAATATAAGTGCAAAATGTAGTTAGCATTGATTATTTAAATCAAGACTTCCTGCTTGGTAATTTAAATCCTGATTAAAATTGACTTGAGTAAATCAGTTTCCTAATTTTTGTGCATTCTAAATGCCACGGTTGGGGCTGTCTGCACAGTCTTCCTTCGTTAAGGTCTTTCTCACATGTGCAGTGCAGCGCAGCCAGTACCTTGCTCACAGCCTTGGTCCAGAAGGATCACTGTGCCATTGAGTAGAGGAGGGTGAGAATTTGGTATAAGAGCTTGTGTCGCAATCTCAACCCCAGTCTGCAGTGTTACTCTCTGTACCTTGTGCTGTCCGCACcacttggtggtggtggtggttggtCAGGTTTTCATAATGAACGTGCCCTCAAGGGCCAAATGAAGATTACAGGACCAATCCCTGTTCTCTCACTGCACTCTAGCAGGTGTTACTTTTGAGTCTATGACTTTGCGGTTTCAACATCATTTAACTTGCCTTTTGTGGTGCACACTATGTGGatacactacagaaaaaaaaaatcaagcaaccACAGTACTGACAAATAGCAGATGTATAGTGATGCATTTGATAAGTCTTTCTTTCAAATTGCATCATTGCATGATACTGCTGTGAGAGTAGTAGCAGtcttcccttctccccctccattGCTTGCCTGGAATGCAGAGGTTTGTGCATTCAAATGAAGCAATTGTTCCACTGGTGGCACAATGGGAGTGATGTCCACCTTTCAAAAAAGGCAAGGGATAAACAGAAATTTACCCTAGGGACCTCAGAAGATCTTCGTTTGTCTGCTCTTGGCTTTGCATTGCTTCTGGTCTATCTTTCAACTGGAGCAGAGGCAATATAGAGGTTGGAGAAGGACAGATCAATGTTTTGTGCTGCTTGAAGTCAGTATGGTTACTCTGGATACCACAGTCTGATTGGTGCTTTACAAGATGAACAAAGTAAAGGTTCTAGGGAAGGGCACCTTTTTTTATGAACACAACTgatacaaatgcaaaacaaaaaaaaaccataaaagctTTCAGACAAACAAGTCTGTCTTCAGATGAGTAATTCTTGTTGTACAGTACAAATTTTAAATGAGGTAGCTAGTGATTAATATGTTTTTTCCTGAAGTGGTCATGTACTGATATTTGAATTGCTTTTTCTGATTTGTAGATTAGTCCATCACCAGCCAGCCAAAGACttcagggatttttctttttttaagtaaaagttTCAGGTATAACCATTTCAACTTTTTGTCGCCTTAAATTTGGTACCAGTGTtgttaaaattaaattgtaaatGAGTTGTGAGATGGTGCTTATGCCTAATACTTGATGACCAAATGAGACAATTGAAATGTGTGCGCATGCATGGATGTATGTTTATCTCGTGCAAATTTTCAGTAGTCTGCTTGGTTTCTTTTGATCTCAAGATGTCCTTGGTTTTGCCTTTTGTCTCATTGTACTAGTTTCTCCTGTACTGTGAAGGAACTCGTTTTACGGAGACCAAGCATCGTATCAGTATGGAGGTAGCTGAATCCAAGGGGTTGCCTAAACTGAAATACCACCTGTTGCCCAGAACCAAAGGTTTTACCACTGCTGTCCAGTGTCTCAGGGGAACAGGTACTGGCAAGCTGCTATTTGTGCTTTGCATTAATTGTAAGGTGTTGTTTAGTGTACTCTGTGTAGCACAGTGTAGTATACTTTGTTGTTCATTATGTCCGTTACAATTAGTGAGTTGGCAGTAATAAGCATTCAGTGTGTCAACTGTTAATTTGTAAATTGCCACATAACTCTCAGATAACggtcttaaaaaatattaaacgTTTCATGTATGTCTTTGTTGCTTAGTTCATCAAGTTGTCTTGTGTTTTGATGATACGCATGCTACATAGATGGGAATGTCAGGTGGCTGATACAGTTAAATACAACATGTAAACACAAAGTAGTGAAGGACTCTGCTACCTGACATCATTAA belongs to Strix uralensis isolate ZFMK-TIS-50842 chromosome 2, bStrUra1, whole genome shotgun sequence and includes:
- the AGPAT3 gene encoding 1-acyl-sn-glycerol-3-phosphate acyltransferase gamma isoform X1, whose protein sequence is MGFIAFLKTQFIVHLLIGFVFVVSGLIINFIQLCTLVLWPINKQFYRRVNCRLAYSLWSQLVMLLEWWSGTECTLFSDEATVNTFGKEHVIIILNHNFEIDFLCGWTMTERFGVLGSSKVLAKRELLYVPLIGWTWYFLEIVFCKRKWEEDRDTVIEGLKRLADYPEYMWFLLYCEGTRFTETKHRISMEVAESKGLPKLKYHLLPRTKGFTTAVQCLRGTVSAVYDVTLNFRGNKNPSLLGILYGKKYEADMCVRRFPLEDIPQDEKEAANWLHKLYQEKDALQEMYNQEGVFPGQQFKPPRRPWTLLNFLFWATVLLSPLFTFGFGVFASGSPLLILAFLGLVGAASFGVRRLIGVTEIEKGSSYGNQEFKKKE
- the AGPAT3 gene encoding 1-acyl-sn-glycerol-3-phosphate acyltransferase gamma isoform X2 — encoded protein: MLLEWWSGTECTLFSDEATVNTFGKEHVIIILNHNFEIDFLCGWTMTERFGVLGSSKVLAKRELLYVPLIGWTWYFLEIVFCKRKWEEDRDTVIEGLKRLADYPEYMWFLLYCEGTRFTETKHRISMEVAESKGLPKLKYHLLPRTKGFTTAVQCLRGTVSAVYDVTLNFRGNKNPSLLGILYGKKYEADMCVRRFPLEDIPQDEKEAANWLHKLYQEKDALQEMYNQEGVFPGQQFKPPRRPWTLLNFLFWATVLLSPLFTFGFGVFASGSPLLILAFLGLVGAASFGVRRLIGVTEIEKGSSYGNQEFKKKE